In Methylobacterium sp. WL1, the sequence GTCAAAAGGAGCCCGGCCGCCCGAAGGCAGCTGGTTCGGGCCGGTTCATTTCGCGAGACGCTCGGCGCCAAGCCCTTCGAGCCGATTTTCAGGCCCGAGCGGTTGATCGAAGGCGGAGACACCGGACGACGGGTCGTTCAAGACCCTATGCCGCGAGCGGCACCGTCCGTTCAGCCCCCGGCCGGAGCGAACGCGAGGGGCGGCGCATACTGGTTTTTTCCCGCACTGGCAAGGGCGGCAGGTCCGGACGCGTCCGCTCGGCCAACGTACCAGTCCGTCTTGCCGATGGGGCGCGCCGCCAGCATATCGGCGGTTCGAGGGCGCCTGCCGGAGCAGGCCGGCCCCGGGACCGATGAGCCCATGACGTCCGAGAACACGACCTTCGAGAAGCAGCGCCTCGGCGTCAACATCGACCACGTCGCCACCGTGCGCAATGCACGCGGCGAGCAGTATCCCGATCCCGTTCGCGCGGCCCTCCTGGCGGTCGAGGCCGGAGCGGACGGGATCACCGCGCATCTGCGCGAGGACCGCCGCCACATCCGGGACGCCGACATCGCCGCGCTGAAGCGCGACCTCACGGTGCCGCTGAACTTCGAGATGGCCGCGACCGACGAGATGGTGGCGATCGCCCTGGCGACCCGGCCCCACGCCGCCTGCCTGGTGCCGGAGAAACGTGCGGAGCGCACCACCGAGGGCGGCCTCGACATCGTCGGCGGCCGCGCTCATCTCGCCTCCCGCATCCGGGCCCTCGCCGAGGCCGGCATCCGGGTGTCGCTGTTCGTAGAGCCCGAACCGGCGATCATGGAGGCGGCCGCCGCGCTCGGCGCTCCGGTCGTCGAGCTGCACACCGGCAGCTACTGCGAGGCCGCCGTGGCGGGGGACGACGGGCGCATCGCCCACGAGCTGGCCCGGATCACGCGGGCCGCCCAGCACGGCGCCGGCCTCGGCCTTGAGATCCATGCCGGCCACGGGCTCATGGTCGACAGCGTCGGCCCGGTGGCGGCGCTGCCGCAGATCCGGGAGCTGAATATCGGCCATGCGCTGATCGCCGACGCGATCTTCGTAGGGCTCGCCCAGGCTGTCCGGAACATGCGGGCCGCGATGGATCGTGGGCGGCGCGCATGATCATCGGCATCGGCTCGGATCTCTGCGACATCGACCGGATCGCCCGGACGCTGGAGCGGCACGGCGATCGCTTCACACACCGGGTGTTCACGGACGGGGAGCGGGCGCGCTGCGATCGCCGCGCCGCGCGGGCGCCCGGCTATGCCAGGCGATTCGCCGCCAAGGAGGCGTGTGCCAAGGCCCTGGGGACGGGCCTTAGCGCCGGCGTGTTCTGGCGCGACATGGAGGTGGTGAACCTGCCCTCCGGCCAGCCGACCCTGCGGCTCTCCGGCGGCGCCGCCGCACGCCTCTCCGAACTGCTGCCCGCGGGGCATGAGGGCCGCCTGCACGTCAGCCTGACGGACGACCCGCCGATGGCTCAAGCCTTCGTGATCATCGAGGCGCTGCCGACTTCGTCATCCGGTTAAGATCCGGGATGGCGGATTATCCCGCACCCCTCGCGCGTTGCGGGGGGCTCGCGCTTGGTCTAGACCGCCGCACGCAGCGGACACGATTGCGGCGCATTCCTCGGGACAACCGCTGATCCGCCGCGAGCGGCGGGGCCGTGCCCTGCTGGCGGCGGCCGTATGATGCGGGATTGCGGAAGCAGGCTTTCCGGGACCATCGTACGATAACGGAAGAGCCGGGGCGTGCTCCGGCGACGGAATCTGAGTCTGAAGATGGAACGCGCACGCGTGGATCACGACGGCAAGCCGCTGACGAAACCGGTCGAGACCGGCACCTGGGCCAGCATCCGCGAGACGCTGAAGGTCGGCGTCCAGGCGCTGCTGATCGCCCTCGTGGTGCGCACGCTGCTGTTCCAGCCGTTCAACATCCCGTCGGGCTCGCTGGTGCCGACGCTGCTGATCGGCGATTACCTGTTCGTCTCCAAGTATTCCTACGGGTACTCGAAGTACTCGCTTCCGCTGTCGGAATACATTCCGATTCAGGCGGATGGGCGCGTCTGGGCGGCCGAGCCGAAGCGCGGCGACATCGCGGTGTTCAAGCTGCCCAAGGACAATGCGACCGATTACATCAAGCGCGTGATCGGGCTGCCGGGCGACAAGATCCAGATGATCGACGGCGTGCTCAACATCAACGGCAAGGCGGTCAAGCGCGAGCGGATCGCCGATTACGAGACGACCGATCCCTACGGCCAGGCGACCAAGGTGCCCCAATACCTCGAGACGCTGCCGAACGGCGTCGTTCACCGGGTGATCGAGCGGGACGGCGACAACGGGTTCTGGGACAAGACCGAACTCTACACCGTGCCGAGCGGTCATTTCTTCATGATGGGCGACAACCGGGACAATTCCACCGATTCGCGGGATCTCGCCAGCGTCGGCTACGTGCCCTTCGCCAACCTGGTCGGGCGCGCCGAGATGATCTTCTTCTCGATCGACGAGGGCACCCCGGCCTGGCAGCTCTGGAACTGGCCGGCCCACGTGCGCTGGTCGCGCCTGTTCTCGACCATCCATTGAACGGCCCGGACTTGGACGAGGCTGGACAGGCCCGACCGTCTTCCCGGGCGCGGCGTTCCCACAAGCCCAGGCCGCCGCTCGGTGTCCTGGAGGAGCGGATCGGCCACACCTTCGCCGATCAGAACCTGCTGACCCGGGCCCTGACCCATACCAGCAAGGCCATCGGACGCGGCGGCAGCTACCAGCGCCTGGAATTCCTCGGCGACCGCGTGCTCGGGCTGGCGGTGGCGGACCGGCTCTATGCCGCCTTTCCGGACGCCGACGAGGGTGACCTATCGCGTCGCCTGGCCGGCCTCGTGCGCCGGGAGACCTGCGCGGCGGTGGCGGCCTCCTGGGAGGTCGGGCCGCACCTGATCCTCGGCCAGGGCGAGGTGATGGGCGGCGGCCGCCGCAACCAGACGATCCTGGCCGACGTGTGCGAGGCGATCCTCGGGGCGGTCTACCTCGATGCCGGCTTCGACGCGGCGCGCCTGATCGTCGAGGCGCATTTCCACCCGACCGAGCCCCTGTCGGCCCATCGCGGCCGCGACGCGAAATCCGCCTTGCAGGAATGGGCAATGGGCCGGAGCCTGCCGATCCCCATTTACGCGGTGGTCGAGCGCACCGGCCCGGATCATGCGCCCCGGTTCCGCATTGCCGTACAGGTCGAGGGGCTCGAGCCGGGACACGGCGAGGGCACCTCGAAGCGTGTCGCCGAGCAGGAGGCCGCCCGCGCGCTGATGGAGCGCGAGGGTATCGGTACCGTCCCCGAGGCGGGACCGACGGAGACAGCATGACCGATCACGATCACGACGACGCACAGGATGACGGCCCGGCCGAGGGCTCGGCACCGAAGGGCCCCTCGGCGCTCCCGGGCACGCCCGCCGATGCCCGGGCGGGCTTCGTCGCGCTCATCGGCGTGCCGAATGCCGGCAAGTCGACGCTCCTCAACAACCTGGTCGGCACGAAGGTATCGATCGTCTCACGCAAGGTGCAGACGACCCGGGCGCTGGTGCGCGGCATCTTGATCGAGGGATCAGCCCAGGTCATCCTGGTCGACACCCCCGGCATCTTCGCGCCGAAGCGTCGGCTCGACAGGGCGATGGTGCATTCGGCCTGGAGCGGCGCCGCCGACGCGGATGCGGTGTGCCTGCTGGTCGACGCCTGCAAGGGCCTGGACGACGAGGTCGAGGCGATCCTGAGCCGACTGGGCGGGGTGAAGCGCGAGAAGATGCTGATCCTCAACAAGATCGACCTGATCCCGCGCGAGCGGCTGCTCGATCTCGCCGCCAAGCTCAATGCGGCCTCTCCCTTTGCCGAGACCTTCATGATCTCAGCGCTCAAGGGCGATGGCGTCGGCGATCTCCGTCGGGCGCTCGCCGCCCGGATGCCACCGGGTCCGTGGCTCTATCCGGAGGATCAGGTCTCGGACGCGCCGCTGCGCATGCTCGCCGCCGAGATCACCCGGGAGAAAATCTACGACCGGCTGCACGAGGAATTGCCATACCGGTCCACGGTCGAGACCGACCAGTGGCAGATCCGGGCGGATGGGTCGGTGCGGATCGAGCAGACGATCTTCGTCGAGCGCGAGAGCCAGCGCTCGATCGTCCTGGGCAAGGGCGGCCAGACCATCAAGGCGATCGGCCAGGCGGCCCGCATCGAAATCGCCGAGGCGGCGGACACGATGGTCCACCTGTTCCTGCACGTGAAGGTCCGGGAGAACTGGGCCGACGACCCGGCCCGCTACCGCGAGATGGGTCTCGAATTCCCGCGCGGCTGAACCGGGTATCAAGGGGCGAGGCCCTTTGGCGGGGTTCGGCGGCTGAGCCCCTGAGACATTCAGGGGTCTCGCGTTCGTCAGGCGTCCGGTTCGGACCAGCCGATCGACCGGCGCAGGAAGGTCAGGCACAGCGCCAGGAAGGCCGCCGCCTCGGCATTGTCCTTGCCGTAGCCGTGTCCGCCCGAGGCCGGCTCGTAGAAGGCCGCGTCATAGCCCAGCGCGTTCAGCTTCCGGGCCATCTTGCGTGCGTGGCCCGGATGCACGCGGTCGTCACGGCGGCTCGTAGCCAGCAGGATCGGCGGGTAGGGCCGGTCTGCTTCAGCCGCATGGTAGGCCGAGATCGCACGGATGAACGCCCAGTCCTGCGGGTCGTCCGGATCGCCGTATTCGGCGATCCAGCTCGCCCCGGCCAGGAGCTTAGTGTAGCGGCGCATGTCGATCAGCGGGATCGTGCAGAACAGGGCCCCGAACCGCTCCGGATAGCGGGTCAGCATGTTGGCGATAAGCAGGCCGCCGTTCGATCCGCCCTCCGCGGCGATCCGGCCCGGCCGCGTCACGCCGCGCGCGACGAGGTCGGCCGCGACCGCTGCGAAGTCGTCATGCGCCCGGGTCTTGCCCTCGCGGCGGCCGGCATCGTGCCAGCGCGTCCCGAACTCGCCGCCGCCGCGGATATTGGCGACGACGTTCGTACCGCCCCGCTCCATCCAGAGCTTCCCGAGAACCGGCGCGTAGCTCGGCAGCAGCGGGATCCGGAACCCGCCGTAGGCGGTCATGTGCACCGGGGCCTCGCCGGTCTGGCCCTCCGGGCCGGTCTGAACATAGGGAACGCGCGTTCCGTCGGCCGAGATCGCCTCATGCCGGGTCACGCGCAATCCACGCGCGTCGAAGGCCGGCGGCGTTGCGCGTAAGACCGCGGGTGCTCCGAGATCCGGCGCGATGATGAGGAGCGTCGCGGGCGTCACGGGGTCGTGCACCAGCGCCAGCAGCGTGCCGTCCGCCTCCTCGGGATCGCCGTCGAGGGGCCAGACATTGACGCTGCCGAGCGCCGGCAGCCCCTCCAACGGCTGCGTCGTCCAAGTATCGTCCCCCGGCGTGCAAACCGTGTAGGTCGGGCGCAGATCGTCGAGCGCATGCACGAACAGGCGCCCCGCCGACCAGAACACGTCCTGGAGCGCGCGGCGCTCGTCCGGTTGCCACAGCACCGCGAAGTCGCGACGTCCGGCCAGGAACTCGGAGAGCGGCAGCGCCAGCACGGTGTCGGTCGCGTGCTCTACGCCGTCCACGGGCCAGGGCTGGCGCGGTCGCACGGCGAGGTAATCCCGGTCGATCTGCACATCCGCGTCGGAGGGCAGGTCGAGCTCCGTGCGCGGGCCAGTCCGGTCGCCCAAGTGGATCTTCGTATCGAAGAAGCCGACCTGCTCGATGAAGACGAGCCGCTCGACGCCCGTCTCCCGATCGACCGAGGCCCATGCGGCCATGCTGGTCTCGGGCACGTCGAACAGCACCGCAGCGGCCTGTGGATCCGAGCCGCGCGATACTATCCGAATGGTGCGTGGGTAGCCCGCACGTGTGGCCATGCCGTCGCCGTAGGCGCTCGACACCAGCAGCGTATCGCGGTCGAGCCAGGCAGCCCCGCCCTTCGCCTCAGGCAGGACGAAGCCGTCGGCCACGAAGCGGCAGGCCGTCAGGTCGAATTCGCGCACGACCTTGGCATCGCCGCCGCCCCGGCTGAGGGAGAGCAGGGCTCGATCATGGCCGTCCTTCAGGATCGACGATCCGGCCCAGACCCAATCCTCGCCCTCCGCGACGGCGAGGGCGTCGAGATCGAGCAGGATGTCCCAGTCCGGCACCCCGGTCCGGAAGCTCGCCTCGTCGGTGCGCCGCCACAGACCGCGCGGATGCTCGGCATCCTTCCAGACATTGTACAGCTGTCCGCCGCGCCGCGAGACCAGCGGGATCCGATCCGGCCGATCGAGGATCGCACGTGCGAGGTCGCGGTCCCGGGCGAAGGCGGCATCGCCGTAGCGGGCGAGGGTCTCGGTGTTGCGCCCCTCGACCCAGGCCAGCGCCTCCGGCCCGTCAATCTCCTCCAGCCAGAGATAGGGATCGTCGTCCGGATGCTGCAGGGACGGGCGCGGATCGATCGGAACGGTCATGGCAGACACGATAGACCCGGATCCGGGGTTTCGTGAACGGCTGTGGCCGCGTCAGTTTGCACACACGCACCGGTTGCCGGTTGGAGGCTCGGTCGAGATCGGACGGCGAGGTGCGCGGATCCTGAGGCTGGGCTTCCGGGCCCATTCCAGTGTAACAGGCATCGTTCCCCCCGGATGATCCGAGTCGGGCGCGGGTTTCCCGCTCCGCCGTGGATTCGCGTTCCGATGCCAGCTCTCCAGATCCTGAATCATTCATGCGCCACGCCGTCTACGGCCTGCCGCCGGTTGACCTCGCCGAGGTCCCCGGTGACGCCGTCCAGCTGT encodes:
- a CDS encoding pyridoxine 5'-phosphate synthase, which codes for MTSENTTFEKQRLGVNIDHVATVRNARGEQYPDPVRAALLAVEAGADGITAHLREDRRHIRDADIAALKRDLTVPLNFEMAATDEMVAIALATRPHAACLVPEKRAERTTEGGLDIVGGRAHLASRIRALAEAGIRVSLFVEPEPAIMEAAAALGAPVVELHTGSYCEAAVAGDDGRIAHELARITRAAQHGAGLGLEIHAGHGLMVDSVGPVAALPQIRELNIGHALIADAIFVGLAQAVRNMRAAMDRGRRA
- the acpS gene encoding holo-ACP synthase, translated to MIIGIGSDLCDIDRIARTLERHGDRFTHRVFTDGERARCDRRAARAPGYARRFAAKEACAKALGTGLSAGVFWRDMEVVNLPSGQPTLRLSGGAAARLSELLPAGHEGRLHVSLTDDPPMAQAFVIIEALPTSSSG
- the lepB gene encoding signal peptidase I, which produces MERARVDHDGKPLTKPVETGTWASIRETLKVGVQALLIALVVRTLLFQPFNIPSGSLVPTLLIGDYLFVSKYSYGYSKYSLPLSEYIPIQADGRVWAAEPKRGDIAVFKLPKDNATDYIKRVIGLPGDKIQMIDGVLNINGKAVKRERIADYETTDPYGQATKVPQYLETLPNGVVHRVIERDGDNGFWDKTELYTVPSGHFFMMGDNRDNSTDSRDLASVGYVPFANLVGRAEMIFFSIDEGTPAWQLWNWPAHVRWSRLFSTIH
- the rnc gene encoding ribonuclease III, translating into MDEAGQARPSSRARRSHKPRPPLGVLEERIGHTFADQNLLTRALTHTSKAIGRGGSYQRLEFLGDRVLGLAVADRLYAAFPDADEGDLSRRLAGLVRRETCAAVAASWEVGPHLILGQGEVMGGGRRNQTILADVCEAILGAVYLDAGFDAARLIVEAHFHPTEPLSAHRGRDAKSALQEWAMGRSLPIPIYAVVERTGPDHAPRFRIAVQVEGLEPGHGEGTSKRVAEQEAARALMEREGIGTVPEAGPTETA
- the era gene encoding GTPase Era yields the protein MTDHDHDDAQDDGPAEGSAPKGPSALPGTPADARAGFVALIGVPNAGKSTLLNNLVGTKVSIVSRKVQTTRALVRGILIEGSAQVILVDTPGIFAPKRRLDRAMVHSAWSGAADADAVCLLVDACKGLDDEVEAILSRLGGVKREKMLILNKIDLIPRERLLDLAAKLNAASPFAETFMISALKGDGVGDLRRALAARMPPGPWLYPEDQVSDAPLRMLAAEITREKIYDRLHEELPYRSTVETDQWQIRADGSVRIEQTIFVERESQRSIVLGKGGQTIKAIGQAARIEIAEAADTMVHLFLHVKVRENWADDPARYREMGLEFPRG
- a CDS encoding prolyl oligopeptidase family serine peptidase — its product is MTVPIDPRPSLQHPDDDPYLWLEEIDGPEALAWVEGRNTETLARYGDAAFARDRDLARAILDRPDRIPLVSRRGGQLYNVWKDAEHPRGLWRRTDEASFRTGVPDWDILLDLDALAVAEGEDWVWAGSSILKDGHDRALLSLSRGGGDAKVVREFDLTACRFVADGFVLPEAKGGAAWLDRDTLLVSSAYGDGMATRAGYPRTIRIVSRGSDPQAAAVLFDVPETSMAAWASVDRETGVERLVFIEQVGFFDTKIHLGDRTGPRTELDLPSDADVQIDRDYLAVRPRQPWPVDGVEHATDTVLALPLSEFLAGRRDFAVLWQPDERRALQDVFWSAGRLFVHALDDLRPTYTVCTPGDDTWTTQPLEGLPALGSVNVWPLDGDPEEADGTLLALVHDPVTPATLLIIAPDLGAPAVLRATPPAFDARGLRVTRHEAISADGTRVPYVQTGPEGQTGEAPVHMTAYGGFRIPLLPSYAPVLGKLWMERGGTNVVANIRGGGEFGTRWHDAGRREGKTRAHDDFAAVAADLVARGVTRPGRIAAEGGSNGGLLIANMLTRYPERFGALFCTIPLIDMRRYTKLLAGASWIAEYGDPDDPQDWAFIRAISAYHAAEADRPYPPILLATSRRDDRVHPGHARKMARKLNALGYDAAFYEPASGGHGYGKDNAEAAAFLALCLTFLRRSIGWSEPDA